One window of Streptomyces sp. SUK 48 genomic DNA carries:
- a CDS encoding alpha/beta fold hydrolase gives MNSPLTEANGLWIRRFHPRPDARVRLVCLPHAGGSASFFLPVSRSLPEDVDVLCVQYPGRQDRRAEPLVDSVPALADQVHEALLPWTDRPLALFGHSMGASLAYEVARRLERDQDLVPAALIASGRRAPCAHRAETVHLRDDDGLVAEMRALSGTNPQLLGDEEILRMILPAIRADYRAAETYTWEPGPPLRCPVTCLVGDDDPKVTVEEAAAWSEHTEGPFTLKVFPGGHFFLAEHQPEIIRLITSRLESPVRP, from the coding sequence GTGAACTCCCCGCTCACCGAGGCCAACGGCCTGTGGATCCGCAGGTTCCATCCGCGCCCCGACGCCCGCGTCCGGCTGGTCTGCCTGCCCCACGCGGGCGGCTCCGCCAGCTTCTTCCTCCCCGTCTCCCGGTCCCTGCCCGAGGACGTGGACGTGCTCTGCGTGCAGTACCCCGGCCGCCAGGACCGCCGCGCCGAACCGCTCGTGGACTCCGTACCGGCGCTCGCCGACCAGGTCCACGAGGCGCTGCTGCCCTGGACCGACCGGCCCCTCGCCCTGTTCGGGCACAGCATGGGCGCCTCCCTCGCCTACGAGGTCGCCCGGCGCCTGGAGCGGGACCAGGACCTCGTGCCCGCCGCCCTCATCGCCTCCGGCCGCCGCGCGCCCTGCGCACACCGCGCCGAGACCGTCCACCTGCGCGACGACGACGGCCTGGTCGCCGAGATGCGCGCCCTCAGCGGCACCAACCCCCAGCTGCTGGGCGACGAGGAGATCCTGCGCATGATCCTCCCGGCCATCCGGGCGGACTACCGCGCGGCCGAGACGTACACGTGGGAACCCGGACCGCCCCTGCGCTGCCCGGTGACCTGCCTCGTCGGCGACGACGACCCGAAGGTCACCGTGGAGGAGGCCGCCGCCTGGTCCGAACACACCGAAGGCCCCTTCACCCTGAAGGTCTTCCCCGGCGGCCACTTCTTCCTCGCCGAACACCAGCCGGAGATCATCCGCCTCATCACCTCCCGGCTGGAGTCGCCCGTACGGCCATGA
- a CDS encoding class I SAM-dependent methyltransferase, producing MTENIAEESPAAGAPAPAGGYVGDPAVRAEWDKRYADRPQLWSGRPNGALVAEVADLTPGRVLDVGCGEGADAVWLARSGWDVTALEVSGVALERAAGHARDAGLTIRWVHAALTEAALPPASFDLVSAQYPALHRTPDAAAERALLAAVAPGGVLLLVHHAGMDSRQTHESGFDPADYVWPAMVADLLDGDWRVEVDEQRPRVAPDGGAGAHHTDDLVLRVRRLR from the coding sequence GTGACCGAGAACATCGCAGAAGAATCGCCCGCGGCCGGCGCTCCCGCGCCCGCCGGCGGATACGTCGGAGACCCCGCGGTGCGGGCGGAGTGGGACAAGAGGTACGCCGACCGGCCGCAGCTGTGGAGCGGTCGGCCCAACGGCGCGCTCGTGGCCGAGGTCGCCGATCTCACCCCGGGGCGGGTGCTCGACGTCGGCTGCGGCGAAGGCGCGGACGCCGTCTGGCTCGCCCGTTCCGGCTGGGACGTGACCGCGCTCGAGGTCTCGGGCGTGGCGCTGGAGCGCGCGGCCGGGCACGCGCGGGACGCCGGCCTCACCATCCGCTGGGTCCACGCCGCGCTCACGGAGGCCGCGCTGCCGCCGGCCTCCTTCGACCTGGTCTCCGCGCAGTACCCCGCCCTGCACCGCACCCCCGACGCCGCCGCCGAGCGCGCCCTGCTCGCGGCCGTCGCGCCCGGCGGTGTGCTGCTGCTCGTCCACCACGCGGGAATGGACAGCCGGCAGACGCACGAGAGCGGCTTCGACCCGGCCGACTACGTCTGGCCCGCGATGGTCGCCGATCTCCTCGACGGCGACTGGCGGGTGGAGGTGGACGAGCAGCGGCCACGCGTGGCACCCGACGGCGGCGCCGGCGCACACCACACCGACGACCTGGTGCTGCGCGTGCGACGACTGCGCTGA
- a CDS encoding TetR/AcrR family transcriptional regulator — translation MTVPLGRRERKKAATRQKIADTALRLFLERGYEAVGIREVAAEADVAVTTLFSHFASKEALVFERDDDFEQRLTRAVTDRAPHEPLVPALRREVRSMVRHCTADGAAPIWRMIDGSPALREYEESMRLRHAESLAAAIAADPGLSRGTTADRAIARFVIDAYALARAASDPDAASDEIFRMIEAAWAVARPGGDVADESGR, via the coding sequence ATGACCGTGCCGCTCGGACGCCGTGAACGCAAGAAGGCCGCGACCCGTCAGAAGATCGCCGACACCGCTCTCCGGCTCTTTCTGGAGCGGGGGTACGAAGCGGTGGGAATCCGTGAGGTGGCCGCCGAGGCCGATGTGGCCGTCACCACGCTCTTCTCCCACTTCGCCTCGAAAGAGGCCCTGGTGTTCGAGCGGGACGACGACTTCGAGCAACGCCTCACGCGAGCGGTCACCGACCGGGCGCCGCACGAGCCGCTCGTCCCGGCGCTGCGCCGCGAGGTCCGGTCGATGGTCCGGCATTGCACGGCGGACGGCGCGGCGCCGATCTGGCGCATGATCGACGGCTCCCCCGCGCTGCGGGAGTACGAGGAGTCGATGAGGCTGCGGCACGCCGAGTCGCTGGCGGCGGCCATCGCCGCCGATCCCGGTCTGTCGCGGGGCACGACGGCGGACCGGGCGATCGCGAGGTTCGTGATCGACGCGTACGCGCTGGCCCGCGCGGCGTCCGATCCGGACGCCGCGTCGGACGAGATCTTCCGGATGATCGAGGCGGCGTGGGCCGTCGCACGCCCGGGCGGCGACGTGGCCGACGAGTCCGGACGCTAG
- a CDS encoding PadR family transcriptional regulator: MALEHAILVSLLEKPGSGYELARRFERSIGYFWTATHQQIYRVLKRMEHDGWVDARDVPQQGRPDKREYSVADLGRAALSSWLHDPIEPESVRHDLAVKIRGAAFDDPAALIREVERHRQAHRDRLTHYLAGQARDFTQSDAGPQAPPDAERELQHAVLRGGIAYERMMIGWLDDVLATLARFGPDR; this comes from the coding sequence ATGGCGCTCGAACACGCGATCCTGGTGTCGCTCTTGGAGAAGCCGGGCTCCGGCTATGAGCTGGCCCGGCGTTTCGAGCGCTCGATCGGCTACTTCTGGACCGCGACCCACCAGCAGATCTACCGCGTGCTCAAGCGCATGGAGCACGACGGCTGGGTCGACGCCCGGGACGTCCCGCAGCAAGGACGGCCGGACAAGAGGGAGTACAGCGTCGCCGACCTCGGCCGCGCCGCGCTGTCCTCCTGGCTGCACGATCCCATCGAGCCGGAGAGCGTCCGCCACGACCTGGCCGTCAAGATCCGGGGCGCCGCCTTCGACGACCCGGCCGCCCTGATCCGCGAGGTGGAGCGGCACCGCCAGGCGCACCGGGACCGGCTGACGCACTATCTCGCGGGCCAGGCACGGGACTTCACTCAGTCCGACGCCGGTCCGCAGGCGCCGCCCGACGCGGAGCGCGAGCTCCAGCACGCCGTACTGCGCGGCGGCATCGCGTACGAGCGGATGATGATCGGCTGGCTGGACGACGTGCTCGCCACCCTGGCCCGGTTCGGTCCGGACCGCTGA
- a CDS encoding acyl-CoA dehydrogenase family protein, with amino-acid sequence MADQLLLNPRTYDPAHFDPETRRLLRATVDWFEERGKRRLIEDYRSRAWLGDFLAFAAKENLFATFLTPSSAAGEGEPDKRWDTARIAALNEILGFYGLDYWYAWQVTILGLGPVWQSDNAEARARAAELLDQGEVFAFGLSEKAHGADIYSTDMLLEPDGDGGFRATGSKYYIGNGNAAGLVSVFGRRTDVEGPDGYVFFAADSRHPAYHLVKNVVDSSKFVSEFRLEDYPVTAEDVLHTGRAAFDAALNTVNVGKFNLCTASIGICEHAMYEAVTHAHNRVLYGRPVTDFPHVRRELTDAYVRLVGMKAFSDRAADYFRTAGPDDRRYLLFNPMTKMKVTTEGEKVIDLMWDVIAAKGFERDNYFAQAAVEIRSLPKLEGTVHVNLALILKFLRSHLLDPAEYPAVPTRHDAADDDFLFRQGPARGLGAVRFHDWRPAFDAYAHLPNVRRFREQADALCAFVATAAPDAEQSRDLDLVLAVGQLFALVVHGQLVLEQAALTGLDTDVLDELFAVLVRDFSAQAVELHGKDSATEDQRTWALDAIRRPVADQDRTHRVWQQVEALSGSYEMAP; translated from the coding sequence ATGGCTGACCAGCTGCTGCTCAACCCGCGCACCTACGACCCCGCGCACTTCGACCCCGAGACGCGCCGCCTGCTGCGGGCCACCGTCGACTGGTTCGAGGAGCGCGGGAAGCGGCGGCTGATCGAGGACTACCGCAGCCGTGCGTGGCTCGGCGACTTCCTCGCCTTCGCGGCGAAGGAGAACCTGTTCGCCACCTTCCTCACCCCGTCGTCCGCCGCGGGGGAGGGCGAGCCGGACAAGCGCTGGGACACCGCCCGGATCGCGGCGCTCAACGAGATCCTCGGCTTCTACGGCCTGGACTACTGGTATGCCTGGCAGGTCACGATCCTCGGCCTCGGCCCGGTCTGGCAGAGCGACAACGCCGAAGCCCGCGCCCGCGCCGCCGAACTCCTCGACCAAGGCGAGGTGTTCGCGTTCGGCCTCTCCGAGAAGGCCCACGGCGCCGACATCTACTCCACCGACATGCTGCTCGAACCCGACGGCGACGGCGGCTTCCGGGCCACCGGCTCCAAGTACTACATCGGCAACGGCAACGCCGCCGGACTCGTCTCCGTCTTCGGCCGCCGCACCGACGTCGAAGGTCCCGACGGCTACGTCTTCTTCGCCGCCGACAGCCGCCACCCCGCCTACCACCTGGTCAAGAACGTCGTCGACTCCTCGAAGTTCGTCAGCGAGTTCCGCCTGGAGGACTACCCGGTCACGGCCGAGGACGTCCTGCACACCGGCCGCGCCGCCTTCGACGCCGCCCTGAACACCGTCAACGTCGGCAAGTTCAACCTGTGCACCGCCTCCATCGGCATCTGCGAGCACGCGATGTACGAGGCCGTCACCCACGCCCACAACCGGGTCCTCTACGGCCGCCCCGTCACCGACTTCCCGCACGTACGGCGCGAGTTGACCGACGCGTACGTCCGGCTCGTCGGCATGAAGGCGTTCAGCGACCGCGCGGCCGACTACTTCCGCACCGCGGGCCCCGACGACCGCCGCTACCTCCTCTTCAACCCGATGACGAAGATGAAGGTGACCACCGAGGGCGAGAAGGTCATCGACCTGATGTGGGACGTCATCGCCGCCAAGGGCTTCGAGAGGGACAACTACTTCGCCCAGGCGGCCGTGGAGATCCGCAGCCTGCCGAAGCTGGAGGGCACGGTCCACGTCAACCTGGCGCTGATCCTGAAGTTCCTGCGCAGCCACCTCCTCGACCCGGCCGAGTACCCCGCCGTACCGACCCGCCACGACGCGGCGGACGACGACTTCCTGTTCCGGCAGGGCCCCGCCCGCGGCCTGGGCGCGGTGCGCTTCCACGACTGGCGGCCCGCCTTCGACGCGTATGCGCACCTGCCCAACGTGCGCCGGTTCCGCGAACAGGCCGACGCGCTCTGCGCGTTCGTCGCCACCGCCGCTCCTGACGCGGAGCAGAGCCGCGACCTCGACCTCGTCCTCGCGGTCGGCCAGCTCTTCGCCCTCGTCGTGCACGGCCAGCTCGTCCTGGAGCAGGCCGCCCTGACCGGCCTCGACACGGACGTGCTCGACGAACTCTTCGCCGTCCTCGTACGGGACTTCTCCGCACAGGCCGTCGAACTGCACGGCAAGGATTCGGCAACCGAGGACCAGCGGACCTGGGCCCTCGACGCGATCCGCCGCCCCGTCGCCGACCAGGACCGCACGCACCGGGTCTGGCAGCAGGTGGAGGCGCTGTCGGGGTCGTACGAGATGGCTCCGTAG
- a CDS encoding NADP-dependent oxidoreductase — protein MRKVSFAAFGGPDVLRLIDAEEPHAGPGRIRVAVRAAGVNPVDWRLREGQKLGAHPVELPSGVGQDAAGVVDEVGEGVAGVEVGDPVFGEGISTYAEFAVLTAWARMPEGLTFEEAAGYPSVMETALRVVREVGVQPGQTLLVSGASGGVGSAVLQIARDRGITVIGTAGAANQDYLRGLGALATTYGEGWAERVRRLGRVDAALDLAGSGVIRELVDLVGDPDKVVSIADLGAPDLGVRFSGVAGSVPDALAATADLIARGRLHIPVEKAYPLDQAAAAHIDSRAGHARGRRVIVV, from the coding sequence ATGAGAAAAGTGAGCTTCGCCGCGTTCGGCGGTCCCGATGTACTGCGCCTCATCGATGCCGAGGAGCCCCACGCGGGCCCCGGCCGGATACGCGTCGCCGTGCGGGCGGCGGGCGTGAACCCCGTCGACTGGAGGCTTCGCGAGGGCCAGAAACTGGGCGCCCATCCGGTCGAGCTGCCCTCCGGGGTCGGGCAGGACGCCGCCGGAGTGGTGGACGAGGTCGGCGAGGGCGTCGCCGGGGTCGAGGTCGGTGACCCTGTGTTCGGCGAGGGCATCAGCACCTATGCCGAGTTCGCCGTGCTGACGGCCTGGGCCCGGATGCCCGAGGGCCTGACGTTCGAGGAGGCGGCCGGATACCCCTCCGTGATGGAGACCGCGCTGCGCGTCGTCCGCGAGGTCGGTGTGCAACCCGGCCAGACGCTGCTGGTCAGCGGCGCGTCCGGGGGAGTCGGCTCAGCGGTGCTGCAGATCGCCCGCGACCGCGGCATCACGGTGATCGGCACGGCCGGCGCCGCGAACCAGGACTACCTGCGCGGCCTGGGCGCCCTCGCCACGACCTACGGCGAGGGCTGGGCCGAGCGGGTACGGCGGCTCGGCCGGGTCGACGCGGCCCTCGATCTGGCCGGCTCGGGCGTGATCCGCGAACTCGTCGACCTGGTCGGCGACCCGGACAAGGTCGTCTCCATCGCGGATCTCGGCGCGCCGGATCTCGGCGTCCGGTTCTCCGGCGTGGCCGGGAGCGTGCCGGACGCGCTTGCCGCGACCGCCGATCTCATCGCGCGGGGCAGGCTCCACATCCCGGTCGAGAAGGCGTACCCGCTCGACCAGGCCGCGGCGGCCCACATCGACAGCCGGGCGGGCCACGCCCGAGGGCGC
- a CDS encoding GMC oxidoreductase, whose translation MPAVVIGTGYGAAVSALRLGEAGVSTLMLEMGQLWNQPGPDGNVFCGMLKPDKRSSWFKTRTEAPLGSFLWLDLANRDIDPYAGVLDRVNFDQMSVYVGRGVGGGSLVNGGMAVTPRRSYFQEVLPQVDADEMYGTYFPRANSGLRVNNIDKDWFEQTEWYTFARVARQQAENAGLKTTFVPNVYDWDYMRGEADGTNPKSALAAEVIYGNNHGKVSLDKSYLAAALGTGKVTIETLHQVKTIRQQNDGTYLLTVEQKDPDGKLLGTKEISCRHLFLGAGSLGSTELLLRARETGTLPGLSSEIGGGWGPNGNIMTARANHVWNPTGSKQSSIPALGIDDWDNPDNPVFAEIAPMPAGLETWVSLYLAITKNPERGTFVYDAAKDRADLRWTRDQNAPAVAAAKSLFDRVNKANTTIYRYDLFGKQIKAFADDFCYHPLGGCVLGKATDNYGRVSGYKNLYVTDGSLIPGSIGVNPFVTITALAERNVERVIKEDIAGS comes from the coding sequence GCAACGTCTTCTGCGGGATGCTCAAGCCCGACAAGCGCTCCAGCTGGTTCAAGACCCGCACCGAGGCCCCGCTCGGCTCCTTCCTCTGGCTCGACCTCGCCAACCGGGACATCGACCCCTACGCGGGCGTCCTGGACCGGGTCAACTTCGACCAGATGTCCGTGTACGTGGGCCGCGGGGTCGGCGGCGGCTCGCTCGTCAACGGCGGTATGGCCGTCACGCCCCGGCGCTCCTACTTCCAGGAGGTGCTGCCCCAGGTCGACGCCGACGAGATGTACGGCACCTACTTCCCGCGCGCGAACTCCGGCCTGCGGGTCAACAACATCGACAAGGACTGGTTCGAGCAGACCGAGTGGTACACGTTCGCGCGCGTCGCCCGTCAGCAGGCCGAGAACGCCGGCCTGAAGACCACCTTCGTGCCCAACGTCTACGACTGGGACTACATGCGCGGTGAGGCGGACGGCACCAACCCCAAGTCCGCGCTCGCCGCCGAGGTCATCTACGGCAACAACCACGGCAAGGTCTCCCTCGACAAGAGCTACCTGGCGGCCGCCCTGGGCACCGGCAAGGTCACCATCGAGACCCTGCACCAGGTCAAGACGATCCGTCAGCAGAACGACGGCACCTACCTGCTGACCGTCGAGCAGAAGGACCCCGACGGCAAGCTGCTCGGGACCAAGGAGATCTCCTGCCGCCACCTCTTCCTCGGCGCCGGCAGCCTCGGCTCCACCGAACTGCTGCTGCGCGCCCGGGAGACCGGCACCCTGCCCGGCCTCAGCTCCGAGATCGGCGGCGGCTGGGGCCCCAACGGCAACATCATGACCGCCCGCGCCAACCATGTGTGGAACCCCACGGGCAGCAAGCAGTCGTCGATCCCCGCCCTCGGCATCGACGACTGGGACAACCCCGACAACCCCGTCTTCGCCGAGATAGCCCCCATGCCGGCGGGCCTCGAGACCTGGGTCAGCCTCTACCTGGCCATCACCAAGAACCCGGAGCGCGGCACCTTCGTCTACGACGCCGCCAAGGACCGGGCGGACCTGCGCTGGACCCGGGACCAGAACGCGCCCGCGGTCGCCGCCGCCAAGTCGCTGTTCGACCGCGTCAACAAGGCCAACACGACCATCTACCGGTACGACCTCTTCGGCAAGCAGATCAAGGCGTTCGCCGACGACTTCTGCTACCACCCGCTCGGCGGCTGCGTCCTCGGCAAGGCCACCGACAACTACGGCCGCGTCTCCGGGTACAAGAACCTCTACGTCACCGACGGCTCGCTCATCCCCGGCAGCATCGGCGTCAACCCGTTCGTGACCATCACGGCGCTGGCGGAGCGGAACGTCGAGCGCGTCATCAAGGAGGACATCGCGGGTTCCTGA